A genomic region of Candidatus Atribacteria bacterium contains the following coding sequences:
- a CDS encoding dUTP diphosphatase — protein MENNKIEIKIEKISGCEDLPLPFSTSEFSSGVDLLSAEPSNTVLKPGKIKLVSTGIKIMIPEGYEGQIRPRSGLAIKHGITVLNTPGTIDSDYRGTVKVILINLGEDDFTIQRGDRIAQLVIQKIFFPKFKLVETLDKTKRGEGGFGHSGI, from the coding sequence GTGGAAAATAATAAGATTGAAATAAAAATAGAAAAAATTAGCGGATGCGAAGATTTACCTTTACCTTTTTCCACAAGTGAATTCTCCTCTGGTGTTGATTTGTTATCTGCGGAACCATCAAATACCGTATTAAAACCGGGCAAGATAAAATTGGTATCTACGGGGATAAAAATAATGATTCCCGAAGGGTATGAGGGACAAATAAGGCCCCGAAGCGGCTTAGCTATTAAGCATGGAATTACTGTTTTAAATACCCCTGGTACTATTGATTCGGATTATAGAGGTACGGTAAAGGTAATATTAATTAATTTGGGTGAAGATGATTTTACTATACAAAGAGGAGATAGGATAGCCCAATTAGTCATACAAAAAATATTTTTTCCTAAATTTAAACTTGTAGAGACCTTGGATAAAACCAAAAGAGGAGAAGGTGGCTTCGGACACAGCGGCATCTAA